The Ischnura elegans chromosome 1, ioIscEleg1.1, whole genome shotgun sequence genome contains a region encoding:
- the LOC124164012 gene encoding NEDD8-conjugating enzyme UBE2F-like isoform X2, with translation MITLTRKLKKDNNEQRSSSSLPEPGKRVQEMESTLPPTCQTSFLDPNTLYDFYLFVTPDEGHWHGGRYLFHIYVTEEYNMAPPQVRCMTKLWHPNISEDGDVCLSLLRASSVDGMGWAPTRTLKDVVWGLNSLFTDLLNFDDPLNIEAAEMYQRDRDAFRSRVRDYVSLYAKR, from the exons ATGATTACTCTCACGAGAAAGCTGAAGAAAGATAATAATGAGCAGCGTAGTTCTTCTAGTCTACCAGAGCCTGGGAAAAGG GTACAAGAAATGGAAAGCACTCTACCTCCTACTTGCCAGACCAGTTTTTTAGACCCTAATACTTTATATGACTTCTACTTGTTTGTGACCCCTGATGAAGGCCATTGGCATGGAGGACGTTACTTGTTTCACATATACGTCACTGAGGAGTATAACATGGCT CCACCTCAGGTGCGATGTATGACTAAATTGTGGCACCCTAATATCAGTGAAGATGGTGATGTATGTTTGAGTCTTCTTCGAGCCTCCTCTGTTGATGGCATGGGATGGGCTCCTACTCGTACATTAAAGGATGTGGTGTGGGGTCTAAACTCCCTCTTTACT GATCTTCTGAATTTTGATGACCCACTGAATATTGAAGCTGCTGAAATGTACCAGAGGGACAGAGATGCCTTTCGCAGTCGTGTTCGTGATTATGTTTCTCTTTATGCAAAGAGGTGA
- the LOC124164012 gene encoding NEDD8-conjugating enzyme UBE2F-like isoform X1 codes for MITLTRKLKKDNNEQRSSSSLPEPGKRVSIRDKLLIREVQEMESTLPPTCQTSFLDPNTLYDFYLFVTPDEGHWHGGRYLFHIYVTEEYNMAPPQVRCMTKLWHPNISEDGDVCLSLLRASSVDGMGWAPTRTLKDVVWGLNSLFTDLLNFDDPLNIEAAEMYQRDRDAFRSRVRDYVSLYAKR; via the exons ATGATTACTCTCACGAGAAAGCTGAAGAAAGATAATAATGAGCAGCGTAGTTCTTCTAGTCTACCAGAGCCTGGGAAAAGGGTATCTATTCGTGATAAGCTCTTAATCAGAGAG GTACAAGAAATGGAAAGCACTCTACCTCCTACTTGCCAGACCAGTTTTTTAGACCCTAATACTTTATATGACTTCTACTTGTTTGTGACCCCTGATGAAGGCCATTGGCATGGAGGACGTTACTTGTTTCACATATACGTCACTGAGGAGTATAACATGGCT CCACCTCAGGTGCGATGTATGACTAAATTGTGGCACCCTAATATCAGTGAAGATGGTGATGTATGTTTGAGTCTTCTTCGAGCCTCCTCTGTTGATGGCATGGGATGGGCTCCTACTCGTACATTAAAGGATGTGGTGTGGGGTCTAAACTCCCTCTTTACT GATCTTCTGAATTTTGATGACCCACTGAATATTGAAGCTGCTGAAATGTACCAGAGGGACAGAGATGCCTTTCGCAGTCGTGTTCGTGATTATGTTTCTCTTTATGCAAAGAGGTGA
- the LOC124164027 gene encoding vacuolar protein-sorting-associated protein 25 isoform X2: MAETEWPWQYDFPPFFTIQPHLETQNKQISAWQSLILCFFKNNKSYILDIREAQNSPLFNNSKINRKLPQDGILKILEHLHKSGHAEPCDKSKNRWFIYWHTLDEWASMIYDWAQGNGMINTVCTLYELVSGDNTVNEEFYGLDMGILMKALRTLEMQKKAEIIMFDDNEGVKFL, translated from the exons ATGGCAGAAACTGAATGGCCTTGGCAGTATGACTTCCCTCCGTTTTTTAC gatTCAGCCTCACCTGGAAACTCAGAATAAACAAATATCAGCGTGGCAAAGTTTGATCTTGTGTttctttaaaaacaataaaagctACATTCTTGATATTAGAGAAGCACAGAATTCACCCTTGTTCAACAACTCTAAAATCAACA GAAAATTACCTCAAGatggtattttgaaaattttggagcACTTGCACAAATCTGGTCACGCCGAGCCTTGTGATAAGTCAAAAAACAG GTGGTTTATTTATTGGCATACACTAGATGAATGGGCATCCATGATTTACGATTGGGCTCAGGGAAACGGAATGATCAACACAGTGTGCACGCTCTACGAACTAGTGTCAGGAGACAATACAGTGAATGAAG AGTTCTACGGTTTGGACATGGGTATTCTAATGAAGGCTTTGAGGACACTGGAAATGCAGAAGAAAGCAGAAATCATCATGTTCGATGACAACGAAGGTGTGAAATTCTTGTAG
- the LOC124163996 gene encoding guanylate kinase produces MTTIGDASETSQFDPGKGPRPLILCGPSGSGKSTLLKRLLAEFDSAFGFSVSHTTRKPREGEVDGRDYHFVSDPEDMKAAISRGEFLESAVFSGNMYGTSKSAVRAVCSKGKICVLDIDVQGVQQVRLQNLDPPPLLVFIKPPSMEILEERLRLRATESEESLSRRLETARSELAYGESPGNFDLVLVNDLIEKAYEELKLFILPEIRKLDQMSQSS; encoded by the exons ATGACGACTATAGGAGACGCGTCAGAGACATCCCAATTTGATCCCGGTAAAGGCCCTCGACCACTTATTCTATGCGGTCCATCAGGATCAGGAAAATCTACATTACTCAAGCGCCTTCTGGCAGAGTTTGATTCGGCTTTTGGATTCTCTGTTTCTCATACGACAAGAAAACCCAGGGAAGGTGAAGTCGATGGCCGAGATTACCATTTTGTCAGCGATCCGGAGGATATGAAAGCAGCAATTTCCCGCGGAGAATTTTTGGAGTCTGCAGTTTTTTCGGGAAATATGTATGGAACAAG CAAATCTGCTGTACGTGCTGTATGCTCCAAAGGCAAGATTTGTGTTCTGGACATAGATGTTCAAGGAGTGCAACAAGTTCGCCTACAAAATCTGGATCCTCCACCACTTTTGGTTTTCATTAAACCACCATCCATGGAGATTTTAGAAGAAAGGCTTCGTCTCCGTGCCACTGAATCAGAAGAAAGCCTGTCTCGTCGCTTGGAAACTGCTCGTTCAGAGCTTGCTTATG GTGAAAGCCCAGGCAACTTTGACTTAGTCTTGGTCAATGACTTGATTGAAAAAGCTTATGAAGAATTGAAGCTGTTTATCTTGCCTGAAATAAGAAAATTGGATCAAATGTCTCAGAGCAGTTAG
- the LOC124164027 gene encoding vacuolar protein-sorting-associated protein 25 isoform X1, with translation MAETEWPWQYDFPPFFTIQPHLETQNKQISAWQSLILCFFKNNKSYILDIREAQNSPLFNNSKINRKLPQDGILKILEHLHKSGHAEPCDKSKNSQLHYRWFIYWHTLDEWASMIYDWAQGNGMINTVCTLYELVSGDNTVNEEFYGLDMGILMKALRTLEMQKKAEIIMFDDNEGVKFL, from the exons ATGGCAGAAACTGAATGGCCTTGGCAGTATGACTTCCCTCCGTTTTTTAC gatTCAGCCTCACCTGGAAACTCAGAATAAACAAATATCAGCGTGGCAAAGTTTGATCTTGTGTttctttaaaaacaataaaagctACATTCTTGATATTAGAGAAGCACAGAATTCACCCTTGTTCAACAACTCTAAAATCAACA GAAAATTACCTCAAGatggtattttgaaaattttggagcACTTGCACAAATCTGGTCACGCCGAGCCTTGTGATAAGTCAAAAAACAG tCAATTGCATTACAGGTGGTTTATTTATTGGCATACACTAGATGAATGGGCATCCATGATTTACGATTGGGCTCAGGGAAACGGAATGATCAACACAGTGTGCACGCTCTACGAACTAGTGTCAGGAGACAATACAGTGAATGAAG AGTTCTACGGTTTGGACATGGGTATTCTAATGAAGGCTTTGAGGACACTGGAAATGCAGAAGAAAGCAGAAATCATCATGTTCGATGACAACGAAGGTGTGAAATTCTTGTAG